A stretch of the Candidatus Hydrogenedentota bacterium genome encodes the following:
- a CDS encoding glucose-6-phosphate isomerase (catalyzes the formation of D-fructose 6-phosphate from D-glucose 6-phosphate), with product MTKPLDIKVNVARAKAAAVGAAHGVSPAELAELEPRALEILSILSGERAAAKYGFYDLYKDDAAFAGVKEKAAHFAQFGYENLVVLGIGGSALGLTALQTALNPPYYNLLSRGKRRGPRLFVMDNIDPVTFKAMLRLCPAKKTLFNVISKSGGTAETISQLMIVVDQLEKALKGAPLADHLVVTTSPRHPDAPKSLLHPVADAYNLVSFPIPLNVGGRFSVFSPVGMFPAAMLNMDLDAMREGCAAMDARCSLASVEENPACLRAVFQYLLDTRKGKTMSVMMPYADGLRDVADWYRQLWAESLGKRFGLSGDEVFTGQTPIKALGATDQHSQVQLYCEGPNNKVFNVIEVAKFGTALKIADTLPQVPGLDYLRGKSMNRLMAAELRGTMDALKAAARPVIQVTLPVLNAHTVAQFLYMMEVETAVAGRLYGVNTFDQPGVEEGKKIARRLMGGEA from the coding sequence ATGACCAAGCCTCTCGACATCAAAGTAAATGTGGCCCGGGCCAAAGCCGCCGCCGTGGGCGCCGCCCATGGGGTGAGTCCGGCGGAGCTCGCCGAACTGGAGCCCCGCGCCCTGGAGATCCTCTCCATTCTCAGTGGGGAGCGGGCGGCGGCAAAGTACGGCTTCTACGACCTGTACAAGGACGACGCGGCCTTCGCCGGCGTGAAGGAGAAGGCGGCGCATTTCGCCCAATTCGGCTACGAGAACCTGGTGGTGCTGGGCATCGGCGGGTCCGCCCTGGGCCTGACGGCCCTCCAGACGGCCCTCAACCCGCCCTATTACAACCTGCTTTCGCGGGGCAAACGGCGCGGCCCCCGGCTGTTTGTCATGGACAACATTGACCCCGTGACCTTCAAGGCCATGCTGCGCCTGTGCCCGGCGAAGAAGACCCTCTTCAACGTCATCTCGAAGTCCGGCGGCACGGCGGAGACCATCAGCCAGCTCATGATCGTGGTGGACCAGCTGGAGAAGGCGCTCAAGGGCGCGCCGCTGGCCGACCATCTGGTGGTCACCACAAGCCCCCGCCACCCCGACGCCCCGAAGAGCCTGCTGCACCCCGTGGCGGACGCGTACAACCTCGTCTCCTTCCCGATCCCGCTCAACGTGGGCGGGCGCTTCTCCGTCTTCTCCCCCGTGGGCATGTTCCCCGCGGCGATGCTGAACATGGACCTCGACGCGATGCGCGAGGGCTGCGCCGCCATGGACGCGCGGTGCTCCCTGGCCTCCGTGGAGGAGAACCCGGCCTGCCTGCGCGCCGTGTTCCAGTACCTGCTCGACACGCGGAAGGGCAAGACCATGTCGGTCATGATGCCCTATGCGGACGGCCTGCGCGACGTGGCGGACTGGTACCGCCAGCTGTGGGCGGAAAGCCTGGGCAAGCGCTTCGGCCTGAGCGGGGACGAGGTCTTCACCGGGCAGACGCCCATCAAGGCCCTCGGCGCCACGGACCAGCACTCGCAGGTGCAGCTCTACTGCGAGGGGCCGAACAACAAGGTCTTCAACGTCATCGAAGTGGCCAAGTTCGGGACCGCGCTCAAGATCGCGGACACGCTCCCCCAGGTGCCCGGGCTGGACTACCTGCGCGGAAAGAGCATGAACCGCCTGATGGCCGCCGAGCTGCGCGGCACCATGGACGCCCTCAAGGCGGCCGCGCGCCCCGTGATCCAGGTGACGCTGCCCGTGCTCAACGCCCACACCGTGGCGCAGTTCCTCTACATGATGGAGGTGGAGACCGCCGTGGCCGGCAGGCTCTACGGCGTCAACACCTTCGACCAGCCCGGCGTGGAGGAGGGCAAGAAGATCGCCCGCAGGCTCATGGGCGGCGAGGCGTAG
- a CDS encoding DEAD/DEAH box helicase, with amino-acid sequence MPRDSIGEDSLRRFHPEALAQAQEAVAEAGGQEVFLAGTLAEDGRVSAVRVLARGNSDTVPALFEGLDIRDVVIHNHPSGNLSPSGPDLALASAYAAHGHGMFIVDNEAHSVYVVVEPFTRKKAARLAAAELQAFFRPDGPMARHLAGFELRPQQSAMMEAIAEAFNGDGFAVIEAPTGVGKTFAYLLPAILWTLRNKERVVISTRTINLQEQIIHKDIPLIRRALGLEFAACLVKGRNNYLCLRKLGNALAEMTLFEEESAKVQLEAVAEWARTTEEGSLSDLSFVPSRDLWEKIRSEADTCAMGRCPNQQKCFVGKARRAMAGADVLVVNHHMLFSDLAVKKEADDFTSMAVLPAFHRLILDEAHSVEDSATEYLGVSATRLGARMQLNRLHRTEGGRERGLFPLVRFKLARECFQLPAEDYARLLDLLEKDAAPALDAARDALETVFTTLRDLAGALSGQIGREIKWRLTEEVLAKPELREAHTVCTLPAVEAVRALSRVLEALVRRLGDIPRGPDDAEPPLVSEALELNACRMRLEAVANTLAECTSETLQENTVRWVEMDSDNDRYVRVVRCPLEVGKPLAEWVYPQFTTLVMTSATLTVERKFAYFFQRLGLNLVAGERIKTLALDSPFDFKSQVMVCVPTDLPDPGDRAFLEQGVEAVWQVLEHTRGHAFVLYTSFAAMNHAYRKLEDRLRAAGITALCQGKATRTQLLEEFRRDTSSVLFATDSFWEGVDVAGDALQCVILPKLPFRVPTEPVQEARAGAIEAAGGNAFMEYSVPQAVIKFRQGFGRLIRRRTDWGAVVILDRRVRTKYYGRIFLKSLPDLTVDAGPSETVLAKLGGFFDARRKTGKTT; translated from the coding sequence ATGCCCCGCGACAGCATAGGCGAAGACAGCCTGCGGCGCTTCCATCCGGAGGCGCTGGCGCAGGCGCAGGAGGCCGTCGCCGAGGCCGGCGGGCAGGAGGTTTTTCTGGCGGGCACGCTGGCGGAGGACGGGCGGGTGTCGGCGGTGCGGGTGCTGGCGCGGGGAAACAGCGACACGGTGCCCGCGCTGTTTGAGGGGCTGGACATCCGGGATGTGGTGATCCACAACCACCCGTCGGGCAACCTGTCGCCGAGCGGGCCGGACCTGGCGCTGGCGTCGGCCTACGCCGCCCACGGCCACGGCATGTTCATCGTGGACAATGAGGCGCACTCGGTCTATGTGGTGGTGGAGCCCTTCACGCGGAAGAAGGCGGCGCGGCTGGCGGCGGCGGAGTTGCAGGCCTTTTTCCGGCCGGACGGCCCCATGGCGCGGCATCTGGCCGGCTTTGAGCTGCGGCCCCAGCAGTCGGCCATGATGGAGGCCATCGCGGAGGCCTTCAACGGGGACGGCTTCGCGGTGATCGAGGCGCCCACGGGGGTCGGCAAGACCTTCGCCTACCTGCTGCCCGCGATCCTGTGGACCCTGCGCAACAAGGAGCGCGTGGTGATCTCCACGCGGACCATCAACCTCCAGGAGCAGATCATCCACAAGGACATCCCGCTGATCCGGCGGGCACTCGGGCTGGAGTTCGCCGCGTGCCTCGTCAAGGGCCGCAACAACTACCTCTGCCTGCGGAAACTGGGGAACGCGCTGGCCGAGATGACGCTGTTCGAGGAGGAGTCCGCGAAGGTGCAGCTGGAGGCGGTGGCCGAATGGGCGCGCACGACGGAGGAGGGCAGCCTGTCCGACCTGTCGTTCGTGCCGTCGCGCGACCTGTGGGAGAAAATCCGCAGCGAGGCGGACACCTGCGCCATGGGGCGCTGCCCCAACCAGCAGAAGTGCTTCGTGGGGAAGGCCCGCCGCGCCATGGCGGGCGCGGACGTGCTGGTGGTCAACCACCACATGCTCTTTTCCGACCTGGCGGTGAAGAAGGAGGCGGACGACTTCACGTCCATGGCCGTGCTGCCGGCCTTCCACCGGCTTATTCTGGACGAGGCGCACTCCGTGGAGGACTCGGCCACGGAGTACCTCGGCGTGTCGGCCACGCGCTTGGGCGCGCGGATGCAGCTGAACCGCCTCCACCGCACCGAGGGCGGGCGCGAGCGCGGGCTGTTCCCGCTGGTGCGCTTCAAACTGGCCCGGGAGTGCTTCCAGCTCCCGGCGGAGGACTATGCCCGGCTGCTGGACCTGCTGGAAAAGGATGCCGCGCCGGCCCTGGACGCGGCGCGCGACGCGCTGGAGACGGTCTTCACCACCCTGCGCGACCTGGCGGGGGCACTCAGCGGCCAGATCGGCCGGGAGATCAAGTGGCGGCTCACGGAGGAGGTGCTGGCAAAGCCCGAACTCCGGGAGGCGCACACGGTCTGCACCCTGCCCGCCGTGGAGGCCGTCCGCGCGCTGTCGCGGGTGCTGGAGGCGCTGGTCCGGAGACTGGGCGACATCCCGCGGGGTCCGGACGACGCGGAGCCGCCGCTGGTGTCGGAGGCGCTGGAGCTGAACGCCTGCCGGATGCGGCTGGAGGCGGTGGCGAACACGCTGGCCGAGTGCACCAGCGAGACGCTCCAGGAGAACACGGTGCGCTGGGTGGAGATGGACAGCGACAATGACCGGTACGTGCGCGTCGTGCGCTGCCCCCTGGAGGTGGGGAAACCCCTCGCCGAGTGGGTGTACCCGCAGTTCACCACCCTGGTCATGACCTCGGCCACCCTCACGGTCGAGCGGAAATTCGCCTACTTCTTCCAGCGGCTGGGGCTCAATCTGGTCGCCGGAGAGCGCATCAAGACCCTGGCCCTGGACTCCCCCTTCGACTTCAAGAGCCAGGTCATGGTCTGCGTGCCCACGGACCTTCCCGATCCCGGCGACCGGGCCTTCCTGGAGCAGGGGGTGGAGGCGGTCTGGCAGGTGCTGGAGCACACCCGGGGCCACGCCTTCGTGCTGTACACCTCCTTCGCCGCCATGAACCACGCCTACCGGAAACTGGAGGACCGCCTGCGGGCGGCGGGCATCACGGCCCTCTGCCAGGGCAAGGCCACCCGCACCCAGCTGCTGGAGGAGTTCCGGCGCGACACCTCCAGCGTGCTCTTCGCCACGGACAGTTTCTGGGAGGGCGTGGACGTTGCCGGGGACGCTTTGCAGTGTGTTATACTGCCAAAACTGCCCTTCAGGGTGCCCACGGAGCCTGTTCAGGAGGCCCGTGCCGGGGCGATTGAGGCCGCCGGAGGAAATGCCTTCATGGAGTATTCCGTGCCCCAGGCCGTCATTAAGTTCCGGCAGGGCTTTGGCCGCCTCATCCGGCGGCGGACTGACTGGGGGGCCGTGGTCATTCTGGACCGGCGGGTGAGAACCAAATACTACGGGAGGATTTTCCTGAAGTCCCTCCCCGACCTGACCGTGGACGCCGGACCGTCTGAGACCGTGCTGGCAAAACTCGGCGGCTTCTTTGACGCGCGCCGAAAAACAGGAAAAACCACATGA
- a CDS encoding DEAD/DEAH box helicase family protein → MEENRVAANSGIIDNQRRGKVAEFLKAHIVEGSALSVVSAYFNIYAYGALSAHLDRIGGMRFLFGEPGNVTTVDPERSESKAFTIQGRGLSLENQLHQKEVALRCARWIEDKAEIRSIRESNLLHGKLYHIHDGHREHALLGSSNFTLRGLGVAATPNIELNLVVDGDRDRADLKAWFDELWGDADRVEDVKQKVLETIAKQYTDHSPEFVYFKTLFHVFDRFLQEGDDDARLFDRTAIVDTDIWRALYDFQKDGVKGAINKINAHNGCILADSVGLGKTYTALGVIKYFELRNHRVLVLCPKKLKDNWTVYLAQNNSTLNPFLRDRFAYTVLAHTDLSRDGGQSDGIDLGTLNWGNYDLVVIDESHNFRNNTRGRQDEDGNVIRKSRYERLMKDIIEAGVKTKVLLLSATPVNNDLRDLRNQIYIATENNDNAFSESFGVPSINATLSTAQKTFTEWARGQGDKDVRVLMDRLPAGFFTLLDELTIARSRKHIQRYYKATLAEIGSFPRRLKPISLISEIDLKGRFLSYDRLNDEIANYQLCLFNPSRYVREKFQAIYQEDKYKNLSQANRERFLIGMMKVNFLKRLESSVHSFAVTMARTVDKIEVLEKRLRAAKEQGSRAVTLTVQEDMFAPEQLEIEMPGDEWELSNVSEVIGRREFQIKHLDVDQWLKDLAKDKQQLSMLSSHAQAVTADRDAKLRDLRGIIEEKVKHPTVNSRGEANRKVIVFCAFADTAAYLYENLETWAREELGIHIALVSGGTRPNRTTLGRPNYTDILVNFAPRAKQRDKMPAFPQNEEIDLLIATDCISEGQNLQDCDLLVNYDIHWNPVRIIQRFGRIDRIGSLNKEIQLVNFWPTPDLNKYINLKNRVEARMALVDLSATAEDNILQADDLRELIQADLRYRDRQLLRLKDEILDLEDFNESVALSEFNLNDFRMELANYIAANRERLEKAPLGLYALALPDSEYPQVRPGVIFCLRHTGEGRGNEAVNPLHPYFLVYIRDDGEVRYTFTSPKQILEIYRSLCLGVGEPWRGLCDLFDRETDNGRDMAHYSALLQKAVASIAATFRKRAASGLQSGRGFVLPNAREQVQEDTDLELITWLVIKEDIA, encoded by the coding sequence ATGGAAGAAAACAGGGTTGCGGCGAATTCGGGGATCATTGACAACCAGCGCAGGGGGAAAGTGGCGGAGTTTCTCAAGGCGCACATTGTCGAAGGCAGTGCCCTGTCCGTTGTTTCCGCGTATTTCAACATTTATGCCTATGGGGCGCTGTCGGCCCATCTGGACCGGATTGGCGGCATGCGTTTCCTCTTCGGGGAGCCGGGCAACGTCACCACTGTGGACCCAGAGCGCTCCGAGAGCAAGGCTTTCACAATCCAGGGGCGGGGATTGTCCCTTGAGAATCAGCTTCACCAGAAGGAAGTCGCCCTCCGGTGCGCCCGGTGGATCGAGGATAAGGCCGAAATCCGCTCCATACGCGAGTCCAACCTTCTCCACGGGAAGCTCTACCACATCCACGACGGCCACCGGGAGCACGCCCTCCTCGGCAGCTCCAACTTCACCCTCCGCGGGCTGGGCGTGGCCGCCACCCCGAACATTGAGCTGAATCTGGTGGTGGACGGCGACCGCGACCGGGCGGACCTTAAGGCCTGGTTCGACGAGCTGTGGGGGGATGCGGACCGTGTCGAGGACGTCAAGCAGAAGGTGCTCGAAACCATCGCGAAGCAGTACACGGACCACTCCCCGGAGTTCGTGTACTTCAAGACGCTCTTTCATGTGTTTGATCGGTTTTTGCAGGAGGGGGACGACGACGCCCGGCTCTTCGACCGGACCGCCATCGTGGACACGGACATCTGGCGCGCCCTCTACGACTTCCAGAAGGACGGCGTCAAGGGCGCCATCAACAAGATCAACGCCCACAACGGCTGCATCCTCGCCGACAGCGTCGGCCTCGGCAAGACCTACACCGCCCTCGGCGTCATCAAGTATTTCGAGCTGCGCAACCACCGCGTGCTCGTGCTCTGCCCCAAGAAGCTCAAGGACAACTGGACGGTCTACCTCGCCCAGAACAACAGCACCCTGAACCCCTTCCTGCGCGACCGCTTCGCCTACACCGTCCTCGCCCACACCGATCTCTCCCGCGACGGCGGCCAGTCCGACGGCATAGACCTGGGCACCCTCAACTGGGGCAACTACGACCTCGTCGTCATTGACGAGTCCCACAATTTTCGCAACAACACGCGGGGCCGCCAGGACGAGGACGGGAATGTCATCCGAAAGAGCCGCTACGAGCGCCTCATGAAGGACATCATTGAGGCGGGGGTCAAGACCAAGGTGCTCCTTCTCTCCGCCACGCCGGTCAACAACGACCTAAGAGACCTGCGCAACCAGATTTACATCGCCACCGAAAACAATGACAACGCCTTCTCGGAGTCCTTTGGGGTGCCAAGTATCAACGCAACCCTCTCCACCGCGCAGAAGACCTTTACGGAATGGGCGCGCGGCCAGGGCGACAAAGACGTCCGGGTGCTCATGGACCGCCTGCCCGCCGGTTTTTTCACCCTCCTCGACGAGCTGACCATTGCCCGCTCCCGCAAGCATATCCAGCGCTACTACAAGGCCACGCTGGCGGAGATTGGCAGTTTCCCCCGCCGCCTCAAGCCGATTTCCCTCATCTCGGAGATAGACCTGAAAGGGCGCTTCCTCTCCTACGACCGCCTCAACGACGAAATTGCAAACTACCAGCTCTGCCTGTTCAATCCCTCCCGATATGTCCGGGAGAAGTTCCAGGCGATTTACCAGGAGGACAAGTACAAGAACTTGTCCCAGGCCAACCGCGAGCGTTTCCTCATCGGCATGATGAAGGTCAACTTCCTCAAGCGTCTCGAAAGCTCCGTCCACTCCTTTGCCGTCACCATGGCGCGCACCGTTGACAAGATTGAAGTCTTGGAAAAACGCCTGAGGGCGGCCAAGGAACAGGGTTCGCGCGCGGTCACGCTGACGGTCCAGGAGGATATGTTCGCCCCCGAGCAGCTCGAAATAGAAATGCCCGGAGATGAGTGGGAATTGTCGAACGTCTCCGAGGTCATTGGCCGCCGAGAGTTCCAGATAAAGCACCTTGATGTGGACCAGTGGCTCAAGGACCTGGCGAAGGACAAGCAGCAGCTCTCCATGCTCTCCAGCCACGCCCAGGCCGTCACCGCCGACCGCGACGCCAAGTTGCGCGACCTGCGCGGCATTATCGAGGAAAAGGTCAAGCACCCGACGGTCAACAGCCGCGGCGAGGCCAACCGCAAGGTGATTGTGTTCTGCGCCTTTGCCGACACGGCGGCCTACCTCTACGAGAACCTCGAGACATGGGCCAGGGAGGAGCTGGGCATCCACATCGCCCTCGTGTCCGGCGGCACCCGGCCCAACCGCACCACCCTGGGCCGCCCCAATTACACGGATATCCTCGTCAACTTCGCGCCCCGGGCCAAGCAGCGCGACAAGATGCCCGCCTTCCCGCAGAACGAGGAGATTGACCTCCTCATCGCCACCGACTGCATCAGCGAGGGCCAGAACCTCCAGGACTGCGACCTCCTCGTCAACTACGACATCCACTGGAACCCCGTCCGCATCATCCAGCGATTCGGGCGCATTGACCGAATCGGCAGCCTGAACAAGGAAATCCAGCTCGTCAATTTCTGGCCCACCCCCGACCTCAACAAGTACATCAACCTCAAGAACCGCGTCGAGGCCCGCATGGCCCTCGTGGACCTCTCCGCCACCGCCGAGGACAACATCCTCCAGGCCGACGACCTCCGCGAGCTGATCCAGGCCGACCTCCGCTACCGCGACCGCCAGCTCCTCCGGCTCAAGGACGAAATCCTCGACCTCGAGGACTTCAACGAGTCCGTCGCCCTCAGCGAGTTCAACCTCAACGACTTCCGCATGGAGCTTGCCAACTACATCGCCGCCAACCGCGAGCGCCTCGAAAAGGCCCCCTTGGGCCTCTACGCCCTCGCGCTCCCGGACTCCGAATATCCCCAGGTCCGCCCCGGCGTCATCTTCTGCCTCCGCCACACCGGCGAGGGCCGGGGCAACGAGGCCGTCAACCCCCTCCACCCCTACTTCCTCGTCTACATCCGCGACGACGGCGAGGTCCGCTACACCTTCACGAGCCCCAAGCAGATTCTCGAAATCTACCGCTCCCTCTGCCTCGGCGTCGGCGAGCCCTGGCGCGGTCTCTGCGACCTCTTTGACCGCGAGACCGACAACGGCCGGGACATGGCGCACTACAGCGCGCTCCTGCAAAAGGCCGTCGCCTCCATCGCCGCCACCTTCCGCAAACGCGCCGCCTCCGGCCTTCAGTCCGGCCGCGGCTTCGTCCTGCCGAACGCCCGCGAGCAGGTTCAAGAGGACACGGACCTCGAACTCATCACCTGGCTGGTCATCAAGGAGGACATTGCATGA